A genomic stretch from Coregonus clupeaformis isolate EN_2021a chromosome 23, ASM2061545v1, whole genome shotgun sequence includes:
- the LOC121536244 gene encoding ADP-ribosylation factor-like protein 4C → MGNSFSNISAFQSLHIVMLGLDSAGKTTVLYRLKFNEFVNTVPTIGFNTEKIKLSNGTAKGISCHFWDVGGQEKLRPLWKSYSRCTDGIIYVVDSVDVDRLEEAKTELHKVTKFAENQGTPLLVIANKQDLPKSLPVADIEKQLALHELTPSTTYHVQPCCAIIGEGLHEGMDKLYEMIVKRRKSLKQKKKR, encoded by the coding sequence ATGGGCAACAGTTTCTCCAACATATCTGCTTTCCAATCCCTTCACATTGTGATGCTGGGGTTGGATTCGGCTGGCAAAACGACTGTTCTTTATCGTCTGAAATTCAACGAATTCGTAAACACCGTGCCAACAATTGGATTCAACACGGAGAAAATCAAACTCAGTAATGGTACGGCAAAGGGGATCAGCTGTCACTTCTGGGACGTCGGAGGCCAGGAGAAGCTCCGACCCCTATGGAAATCCTACAGTCGGTGCACGGACGGCATCATCTATGTGGTGGACTCGGTAGACGTCGACCGGTTGGAGGAGGCTAAAACAGAACTGCATAAAGTTACCAAATTCGCAGAGAACCAGGGCACACCGCTGCTGGTGATAGCCAACAAGCAGGACCTGCCCAAATCTCTTCCAGTCGCTGACATTGAAAAACAGCTGGCTCTCCACGAGCTCACCCCATCCACCACGTACCACGTCCAACCTTGCTGCGCCATAATTGGCGAGGGACTTCACGAGGGTATGGACAAATTATATGAGATGATAGTAAAACGGAGAAAATCTTTGAAGCAAAAGAAGAAACGATAA